One window from the genome of Xiphophorus hellerii strain 12219 chromosome 16, Xiphophorus_hellerii-4.1, whole genome shotgun sequence encodes:
- the brd4 gene encoding bromodomain-containing protein 4 isoform X5 yields the protein MVQLTYQNVDSSEECNGISGTLSVESVPGPRLNWCSASTTTSAPTLAPAPVLGPEPTPNPVRMGDGLDTAQMSGSSQGQAQQTGNPPAPEFFSPSRAKRQTNQLQYLLKVVVKSLWKHQYAWPFHSPVDAIKLNLPDYYSIIKTPMDMGTIKKRLENSYYWNAQECIQDFNTMFTNCYIYNKPGDDIVLMAEALEKAFLQKVAEMPQEEIEIPVMTGKGRGRGRREGGLNLKPGTIIDSSSTTPQTRGLSNLPAAPQSLGPMQAPSVLPPHPSIQALPSLVPQTLPSLPPQLGAPYTMVQPDCVPQVPIMTSVPLPTQTSLPPVPIQNTAPMLQSPITMTKQKKSQKRKADTTTPTANDQLSESSPAESKSGKTLPRRESSRPPKLLKKEAPDSQHHIGMVTGLSGPSGGLSPKPQDQLGYCAGLVRDMLSKKHAAYAWPFYKPVDVDALGLHDYHDIIKHPMDLSTIKAKLETKQYRDPQEFAADVRLMFSNCYKYNPPDHEVVSMARKLQDVFEMRFAKMPDEPESKPVVSAQTPTLHHPAPVKPQPHLAHIHTSSDSSSDSSSESESSTDDSEEERAQRLAELQEQLKAVHEQLAALSQPQPSKPKRKEKEKKEKKKDKHKKKGSIPNHVDEIQDPPPVPQLPKKTKTTNNNKDVVTKKKPSKKEVLKNSHPPSLQHVPNLEDDLGTTGPPVPGEKCKPMTYEEKRQLSLDINKLPGDKLGRVVHIIQSREPSLKNSNPDEIEIDFETLKPSTLRELERYVSSCLKKKKRVPPEKTVESVAPSKKTISSSESSGSSSDSEAEGSGMIKQPKKKSQSVKEGKKMHPHVQTGSAQTGFQSQAVVSQASSQMKQQHQPSPAGFMPPQPVAALESSHLLESYEPLPPFSQPIMHMPHHTGNSSPPPPHINAHSAGSVSPETHPFLNQHPVLPSPGKDASLHSSMPQQPSRPSHKAAPLHPKPPQQQQQPAPPQQQQPALQQQPQLQPAPPPQHQLPPQILHTHQTLHQRPMSPPTLTPQGLLSSQPPQMLLEDDEEPGSTTPMNQVQLFLQQFQPARQPQQSMQSHQAPVRQQPPQQQLQQLGQTSLLQTATMQGQSQLSAQTSLPPPQLSVPSQAQPTASHQAPPPQITLHQARHLQNAQHQQQQAQQHQLNYQQGPGLAGQSQASQHNISMPSNKPQQIIQQQQEQPSPRPSKPDPYNTGHIRDNPSPLMMHSPQIPQFPPVSHPSPPHNMQPKKQRASGSQVVVKEEKLPPSPVMRGEQFNSAMRAEHHKHPEIKPSQTGQSQQNLKSVDSSRPVIRSSEPSGPPPILQEKEKFKQEPKTSIAPKKVQDVKFKNMGSWASLAQKSTSTTQSAVKSSSDSFEQFRRAAREKEEREKALKAQAEAEKDRLRKEQDKQRGRDEEDVIEPPPRRVHEEPRGRLEPQHIQAPSQQQPQQVQQVQQESQPAAIQQSPQPATPPQPSTQNSLDQQRELARRREQERRRREVMAATIDMNFQSDLMAIFEENLF from the exons ATGGTACAGTTGACATACCAAAATGT agatTCCAGTGAGGAGTGCAATGGGATCAGTGGTACTCTGTCAGTGGAGTCTGTGCCGGGGCCAAGACTGAACTGGTGTTCTGCCAGCACCACTACCTCTGCCCCTACTCTCGCTCCAGCTCCCGTTCTGGGACCTGAGCCCACGCCTAACCCTGTCAGAATGGGAGACGGCCTGGATACTGCGCAGATGTCGGGCAGCAGCCAGGGGCAGGCTCAGCAAACGGGCAATCCTCCAGCCCCAGAGTTCTTCAGTCCTAGCAGGGCGAAACGCCAGACCAACCAGCTGCAGTACCTACTAAAAGTTGTGGTAAAATCCCTATGGAAGCACCAGTATGCCTGGCCTTTTCATTCACCAGTGGATGCCATTAAACTTAACCTGCCT GATTACTACTCTATAATTAAAACACCTATGGACATGGGAACAATCAAAAAAAGACTTGAGAATAGCTACTACTGGAATGCCCAAGAATGTATTCAGGACTTCAACACGATGTTTACCAACTGCTATATATACAACAAG CCTGGCGATGACATAGTTTTAATGGCTGAAGCTCTAGAGAAGGCTTTCCTTCAAAAAGTTGCAGAGATGCCTCAAGAAGAAATAGAGATCCCGGTCATGACAGGAAAGGGACGTGGCCGAGGCCGGAGAGAAGGTG GTTTAAACTTGAAACCAGGCACCATCATTGATTCGTCATCCACGACTCCACAAACGCGTGGCCTGTCAAACCTTCCAGCAGCTCCGCAGTCTCTAGGACCAATGCAGGCCCCATCTGTGCTACCTCCACATCCTTCAATCCAGGCTCTGCCCTCCCTTGTGCCCCAGACGTTACCCAGCCTTCCGCCACAGCTCGGAGCGCCATACACCATGGTTCAGCCAGACTGTGTTCCTCAAGTTCCTATCATGACTTCTGTGCCTCTCCCCACTCAGACCTCTCTTCCCCCAGTACCGATTCAGAACACTGCCCCTATGCTGCAGAGCCCTATAACTATGACCAAA caaaaaaagagccaaaaaaGGAAAGCGGACACTACAACACCAACAGCAAATGACCAGCTGAGTGAGTCTTCACCTGCAGAATCTAAATCTGGGAAGACGTTACCCAGAAGAGAGAGTAGCCGACCACCGAAACTGTTAAAGAAGGAGGCTCCGGACTCTCAGCATCACATAGGTATGGTAACCGGTCTCAGTGGACCAAGTGGAGGTCTTAGCCCCAAACCACAGGATCAGCTAGGTTACTGCGCTGGTCTAGTTAGAGATATGCTATCCAAGAAACACGCTGCTTACGCCTGGCCGTTTTATAAACCCGTTGATGTGGATGCACTGGGACTACACGACTATCACGACATCATCAAACATCCAATGGACCTCAGTACCATCAAG GCCAAATTGGAAACAAAGCAATACCGAGATCCCCAGGAGTTTGCTGCTGATGTAAGGTTAATGTTTTCCAACTGCTACAAATATAACCCACCAGACCACGAAGTAGTATCCATGGCACGAAAGTTGCAG GACGTGTTTGAGATGCGCTTTGCCAAGATGCCAGACGAACCTGAGAGCAAGCCAGTGGTTTCTGCCCAAACTCCTACACTTCACCATCCTGCCCCGGTGAAACCCCAACCCCATTTggcacacattcacacatctTCAGACAGCTCCAGTGACTCATCCTCTGAGTCTGAGTCTTCCACTGATGACTCTGAAGAGGAAAGAGCTCAGCGGTTAGCAGAGCTCCAGGAGCAG CTGAAGGCTGTCCACGAGCAGCTGGCTGCCCTGTCGCAACCACAACCCAGCAAaccaaagagaaaagagaaggagaagaaagagaagaaaaaagataagCATAAGAAGAAAGGCAGCATTCCAAACCATGTAGACGAGATCCAGGACCCCCCACCTGTTCCACAGCTGCCCAAGAAAACTAAGACCACAAACAATAACAAAGATGTGGTTACTAAGAAGAAACCCAG TAAAAAGGAGGTATTGAAAAATAGTCACCCACCCAGTCTGCAGCATGTTCCCAACCTGGAGGACGATCTTGGAACAACTGGACCACCGGTCCCAGGGGAGAAATGCAAGCCCATGACTTACGAAGAGAAGAGGCAGCTAAGCCTGGACATTAACAAGCTTCCTGGTGACAAGCTTGGCCGTGTAGTACATATCATTCAGTCGAGGGAACCCTCGCTCAAAAACTCGAATCCTGATGAGATTGAGATCGATTTTGAGACACTGAAGCCTTCAACTCTACGTGAACTGGAGAGATATGTGTCATCCTGCCTCAAGAAAAAGAAACGGGTTCCAC CTGAGAAAACCGTTGAGTCAGTGGCTCCCTCCAAAAAGACAATATCTTCTTCTGAAAGCAGTGGCTCAAGCTCAGACAGTGAAGCTGAGGGATCAG gaATGATAAAGCAGCCgaagaagaagagccaatcTGTGAAAGAGGGGAAGAAGATGCATCCCCATGTCCAGACGGGCTCTGCTCAGACTGGGTTTCAGTCCCAAGCTGTTGTCTCTCAGGCCAGCAGTCAGATgaagcagcagcaccaaccGTCTCCTGCAGGTTTTATGCCTCCTCAACCCGTCGCTGCTCTGGAGTCGTCCCACTTGCTAGAAAGCTACGAGCCTCTGCCTCCGTTCAGCCAGCCGATCATGCATATGCCCCACCACACTGGCAATTCTTCCCCTCCACCTCCGCATATAAACGCTCATTCTGCTGGATCAGTGTCCCCTGAAACGCACCCATTCCTCAACCAGCATCCGGTCCTCCCGTCTCCAGGTAAGGATGCAT CTCTACACAGTTCGATGCCTCAGCAGCCGTCACGGCCGAGTCACAAAGCAGCGCCTCTTCATCCAAAACcgccccagcagcagcagcagccagcaccacctcagcagcagcagccagctCTACAGCAGCAGCCGCAGCTTCAGCCGGCCCCCCCACCGCAGCATCAGCTCCCCCCTCAGATCCTCCACACTCACCAAACCCTGCACCAAAGGCCCATGTCACCCCCCACCCTCACCCCTCAAGGTTTGCTATCTTCCCAGCCTCCCCAGATGCTGTTGGAAGACGACGAAGAGCCGGGGTCAACTACACCTATGAACCAAGTGCAGTTATTCCTACAGCAGTTCCAGCCGGCCCGTCAGCCGCAGCAATCCATGCAGTCGCACCAGGCGCCGGTTCGGCAGCAGCcgccgcagcagcagctgcagcagctgggaCAGACTTCTCTCCTGCAGACAGCGACAATGCAGGGACAGTCGCAGCTCTCCGCACAGACTTCGCTGCCTCCTCCACAGCTTTCTGTTCCCTCTCAAGCCCAGCCCACTGCATCACATCAGGCCCCACCCCCTCAGATTACCCTACACCAGGCCCGCCACCTGCAAAACGCTCAACACCAACAGCAGCAAGCGCAGCAGCATCAACTGAACTACCAGCAGGGTCCGGGACTCGCTGGTCAGTCCCAGGCGTCGCAACACAACATCTCAATGCCCTCCAACAAACCACAGCAGAtcatccagcagcagcaggagcagcccTCCCCTCGGCCATCCAAACCTGACCCATACAATACTG GCCACATAAGAGATAACCCATCTCCTCTCATGATGCATTCCCCACAAATCCCCCAGTTTCCTCCCGTCTCTCACCCATCCCCACCTCACAACATGCAACCCAAAAAG CAGAGGGCCTCTGGAAGCCAAGTTGTggttaaagaggaaaaacttcctCCGTCACCAGTGATGAGAGGAGAGCAGTTTAACTCTGCGATGAGAGCAGAGCATCacaaacatccagaaatcaaGCCCAGTCAGACCGGCCAGAGTCAACAGA ATTTAAAATCTGTGGATAGTTCACGGCCCGTCATCCGTTCCTCTGAGCCCAGCGGGCCACCTCCCATCCTGCAGGAAAAGGAGAAATTCAAGCAGGAGCCCAAGACCTCTATAGCTCCCAAAAAGGTACAG GACgtgaaattcaaaaacatggGCTCATGGGCAAGCCTGGCACAAAAGTCAACGTCTACAACACAATCTGCTGTGAAGTCATCGAGTGACAGCTTCGAGCAGTTCCGCCGTGCGGCCCGGGAGaaagaggagagggagaaggcCCTGAAAGCCCAGGCAGAGGCGGAGAAAGACCGGCTGCGTAAAGAGCAGGACAAACAAcg AGGGCGGGATGAAGAGGACGTCATCGAGCCTCCTCCCAGAAGAGTGCATGAGGAGCCTCGTGGCCGCCTCGAGCCGCAGCACATCCAAGCCCCTTCTCAGCAACAACCGCAGCAGGTGCAGCAGGTGCAGCAGGAATCCCAGCCGGCTGCCATCCAGCAGTCTCCTCAACCCGCCACTCCGCCTCAGCCCTCCACACAGAACTCACTAGATCAACAGAGGGAACTAGCACGCCGAAGGGAACAGGAGAGGCGGAGGAGGGAGGTG ATGGCAGCAACTATTGATATGAATTTTCAAAGTGACTTAATGGCTATCTTTGAGGAGAACTTGTTTTGA
- the brd4 gene encoding bromodomain-containing protein 4 isoform X3, with protein sequence MDYKMHSKSNDLLDFQQLDALLEKIAHSVSVKRDSSEECNGISGTLSVESVPGPRLNWCSASTTTSAPTLAPAPVLGPEPTPNPVRMGDGLDTAQMSGSSQGQAQQTGNPPAPEFFSPSRAKRQTNQLQYLLKVVVKSLWKHQYAWPFHSPVDAIKLNLPDYYSIIKTPMDMGTIKKRLENSYYWNAQECIQDFNTMFTNCYIYNKPGDDIVLMAEALEKAFLQKVAEMPQEEIEIPVMTGKGRGRGRREGGLNLKPGTIIDSSSTTPQTRGLSNLPAAPQSLGPMQAPSVLPPHPSIQALPSLVPQTLPSLPPQLGAPYTMVQPDCVPQVPIMTSVPLPTQTSLPPVPIQNTAPMLQSPITMTKQKKSQKRKADTTTPTANDQLSESSPAESKSGKTLPRRESSRPPKLLKKEAPDSQHHIGMVTGLSGPSGGLSPKPQDQLGYCAGLVRDMLSKKHAAYAWPFYKPVDVDALGLHDYHDIIKHPMDLSTIKAKLETKQYRDPQEFAADVRLMFSNCYKYNPPDHEVVSMARKLQDVFEMRFAKMPDEPESKPVVSAQTPTLHHPAPVKPQPHLAHIHTSSDSSSDSSSESESSTDDSEEERAQRLAELQEQLKAVHEQLAALSQPQPSKPKRKEKEKKEKKKDKHKKKGSIPNHVDEIQDPPPVPQLPKKTKTTNNNKDVVTKKKPSKKEVLKNSHPPSLQHVPNLEDDLGTTGPPVPGEKCKPMTYEEKRQLSLDINKLPGDKLGRVVHIIQSREPSLKNSNPDEIEIDFETLKPSTLRELERYVSSCLKKKKRVPPEKTVESVAPSKKTISSSESSGSSSDSEAEGSGMIKQPKKKSQSVKEGKKMHPHVQTGSAQTGFQSQAVVSQASSQMKQQHQPSPAGFMPPQPVAALESSHLLESYEPLPPFSQPIMHMPHHTGNSSPPPPHINAHSAGSVSPETHPFLNQHPVLPSPGKDASLHSSMPQQPSRPSHKAAPLHPKPPQQQQQPAPPQQQQPALQQQPQLQPAPPPQHQLPPQILHTHQTLHQRPMSPPTLTPQGLLSSQPPQMLLEDDEEPGSTTPMNQVQLFLQQFQPARQPQQSMQSHQAPVRQQPPQQQLQQLGQTSLLQTATMQGQSQLSAQTSLPPPQLSVPSQAQPTASHQAPPPQITLHQARHLQNAQHQQQQAQQHQLNYQQGPGLAGQSQASQHNISMPSNKPQQIIQQQQEQPSPRPSKPDPYNTGHIRDNPSPLMMHSPQIPQFPPVSHPSPPHNMQPKKQRASGSQVVVKEEKLPPSPVMRGEQFNSAMRAEHHKHPEIKPSQTGQSQQNLKSVDSSRPVIRSSEPSGPPPILQEKEKFKQEPKTSIAPKKDVKFKNMGSWASLAQKSTSTTQSAVKSSSDSFEQFRRAAREKEEREKALKAQAEAEKDRLRKEQDKQRGRDEEDVIEPPPRRVHEEPRGRLEPQHIQAPSQQQPQQVQQVQQESQPAAIQQSPQPATPPQPSTQNSLDQQRELARRREQERRRREVMAATIDMNFQSDLMAIFEENLF encoded by the exons ATGGATTACAAGATGCACTCCAAGTCGAATGATTTGCTGGATTTTCAACAATTGGATGCCCTTCTGGAAAAAATTGCACATTCAGTCTCTGTGAAAAG agatTCCAGTGAGGAGTGCAATGGGATCAGTGGTACTCTGTCAGTGGAGTCTGTGCCGGGGCCAAGACTGAACTGGTGTTCTGCCAGCACCACTACCTCTGCCCCTACTCTCGCTCCAGCTCCCGTTCTGGGACCTGAGCCCACGCCTAACCCTGTCAGAATGGGAGACGGCCTGGATACTGCGCAGATGTCGGGCAGCAGCCAGGGGCAGGCTCAGCAAACGGGCAATCCTCCAGCCCCAGAGTTCTTCAGTCCTAGCAGGGCGAAACGCCAGACCAACCAGCTGCAGTACCTACTAAAAGTTGTGGTAAAATCCCTATGGAAGCACCAGTATGCCTGGCCTTTTCATTCACCAGTGGATGCCATTAAACTTAACCTGCCT GATTACTACTCTATAATTAAAACACCTATGGACATGGGAACAATCAAAAAAAGACTTGAGAATAGCTACTACTGGAATGCCCAAGAATGTATTCAGGACTTCAACACGATGTTTACCAACTGCTATATATACAACAAG CCTGGCGATGACATAGTTTTAATGGCTGAAGCTCTAGAGAAGGCTTTCCTTCAAAAAGTTGCAGAGATGCCTCAAGAAGAAATAGAGATCCCGGTCATGACAGGAAAGGGACGTGGCCGAGGCCGGAGAGAAGGTG GTTTAAACTTGAAACCAGGCACCATCATTGATTCGTCATCCACGACTCCACAAACGCGTGGCCTGTCAAACCTTCCAGCAGCTCCGCAGTCTCTAGGACCAATGCAGGCCCCATCTGTGCTACCTCCACATCCTTCAATCCAGGCTCTGCCCTCCCTTGTGCCCCAGACGTTACCCAGCCTTCCGCCACAGCTCGGAGCGCCATACACCATGGTTCAGCCAGACTGTGTTCCTCAAGTTCCTATCATGACTTCTGTGCCTCTCCCCACTCAGACCTCTCTTCCCCCAGTACCGATTCAGAACACTGCCCCTATGCTGCAGAGCCCTATAACTATGACCAAA caaaaaaagagccaaaaaaGGAAAGCGGACACTACAACACCAACAGCAAATGACCAGCTGAGTGAGTCTTCACCTGCAGAATCTAAATCTGGGAAGACGTTACCCAGAAGAGAGAGTAGCCGACCACCGAAACTGTTAAAGAAGGAGGCTCCGGACTCTCAGCATCACATAGGTATGGTAACCGGTCTCAGTGGACCAAGTGGAGGTCTTAGCCCCAAACCACAGGATCAGCTAGGTTACTGCGCTGGTCTAGTTAGAGATATGCTATCCAAGAAACACGCTGCTTACGCCTGGCCGTTTTATAAACCCGTTGATGTGGATGCACTGGGACTACACGACTATCACGACATCATCAAACATCCAATGGACCTCAGTACCATCAAG GCCAAATTGGAAACAAAGCAATACCGAGATCCCCAGGAGTTTGCTGCTGATGTAAGGTTAATGTTTTCCAACTGCTACAAATATAACCCACCAGACCACGAAGTAGTATCCATGGCACGAAAGTTGCAG GACGTGTTTGAGATGCGCTTTGCCAAGATGCCAGACGAACCTGAGAGCAAGCCAGTGGTTTCTGCCCAAACTCCTACACTTCACCATCCTGCCCCGGTGAAACCCCAACCCCATTTggcacacattcacacatctTCAGACAGCTCCAGTGACTCATCCTCTGAGTCTGAGTCTTCCACTGATGACTCTGAAGAGGAAAGAGCTCAGCGGTTAGCAGAGCTCCAGGAGCAG CTGAAGGCTGTCCACGAGCAGCTGGCTGCCCTGTCGCAACCACAACCCAGCAAaccaaagagaaaagagaaggagaagaaagagaagaaaaaagataagCATAAGAAGAAAGGCAGCATTCCAAACCATGTAGACGAGATCCAGGACCCCCCACCTGTTCCACAGCTGCCCAAGAAAACTAAGACCACAAACAATAACAAAGATGTGGTTACTAAGAAGAAACCCAG TAAAAAGGAGGTATTGAAAAATAGTCACCCACCCAGTCTGCAGCATGTTCCCAACCTGGAGGACGATCTTGGAACAACTGGACCACCGGTCCCAGGGGAGAAATGCAAGCCCATGACTTACGAAGAGAAGAGGCAGCTAAGCCTGGACATTAACAAGCTTCCTGGTGACAAGCTTGGCCGTGTAGTACATATCATTCAGTCGAGGGAACCCTCGCTCAAAAACTCGAATCCTGATGAGATTGAGATCGATTTTGAGACACTGAAGCCTTCAACTCTACGTGAACTGGAGAGATATGTGTCATCCTGCCTCAAGAAAAAGAAACGGGTTCCAC CTGAGAAAACCGTTGAGTCAGTGGCTCCCTCCAAAAAGACAATATCTTCTTCTGAAAGCAGTGGCTCAAGCTCAGACAGTGAAGCTGAGGGATCAG gaATGATAAAGCAGCCgaagaagaagagccaatcTGTGAAAGAGGGGAAGAAGATGCATCCCCATGTCCAGACGGGCTCTGCTCAGACTGGGTTTCAGTCCCAAGCTGTTGTCTCTCAGGCCAGCAGTCAGATgaagcagcagcaccaaccGTCTCCTGCAGGTTTTATGCCTCCTCAACCCGTCGCTGCTCTGGAGTCGTCCCACTTGCTAGAAAGCTACGAGCCTCTGCCTCCGTTCAGCCAGCCGATCATGCATATGCCCCACCACACTGGCAATTCTTCCCCTCCACCTCCGCATATAAACGCTCATTCTGCTGGATCAGTGTCCCCTGAAACGCACCCATTCCTCAACCAGCATCCGGTCCTCCCGTCTCCAGGTAAGGATGCAT CTCTACACAGTTCGATGCCTCAGCAGCCGTCACGGCCGAGTCACAAAGCAGCGCCTCTTCATCCAAAACcgccccagcagcagcagcagccagcaccacctcagcagcagcagccagctCTACAGCAGCAGCCGCAGCTTCAGCCGGCCCCCCCACCGCAGCATCAGCTCCCCCCTCAGATCCTCCACACTCACCAAACCCTGCACCAAAGGCCCATGTCACCCCCCACCCTCACCCCTCAAGGTTTGCTATCTTCCCAGCCTCCCCAGATGCTGTTGGAAGACGACGAAGAGCCGGGGTCAACTACACCTATGAACCAAGTGCAGTTATTCCTACAGCAGTTCCAGCCGGCCCGTCAGCCGCAGCAATCCATGCAGTCGCACCAGGCGCCGGTTCGGCAGCAGCcgccgcagcagcagctgcagcagctgggaCAGACTTCTCTCCTGCAGACAGCGACAATGCAGGGACAGTCGCAGCTCTCCGCACAGACTTCGCTGCCTCCTCCACAGCTTTCTGTTCCCTCTCAAGCCCAGCCCACTGCATCACATCAGGCCCCACCCCCTCAGATTACCCTACACCAGGCCCGCCACCTGCAAAACGCTCAACACCAACAGCAGCAAGCGCAGCAGCATCAACTGAACTACCAGCAGGGTCCGGGACTCGCTGGTCAGTCCCAGGCGTCGCAACACAACATCTCAATGCCCTCCAACAAACCACAGCAGAtcatccagcagcagcaggagcagcccTCCCCTCGGCCATCCAAACCTGACCCATACAATACTG GCCACATAAGAGATAACCCATCTCCTCTCATGATGCATTCCCCACAAATCCCCCAGTTTCCTCCCGTCTCTCACCCATCCCCACCTCACAACATGCAACCCAAAAAG CAGAGGGCCTCTGGAAGCCAAGTTGTggttaaagaggaaaaacttcctCCGTCACCAGTGATGAGAGGAGAGCAGTTTAACTCTGCGATGAGAGCAGAGCATCacaaacatccagaaatcaaGCCCAGTCAGACCGGCCAGAGTCAACAGA ATTTAAAATCTGTGGATAGTTCACGGCCCGTCATCCGTTCCTCTGAGCCCAGCGGGCCACCTCCCATCCTGCAGGAAAAGGAGAAATTCAAGCAGGAGCCCAAGACCTCTATAGCTCCCAAAAAG GACgtgaaattcaaaaacatggGCTCATGGGCAAGCCTGGCACAAAAGTCAACGTCTACAACACAATCTGCTGTGAAGTCATCGAGTGACAGCTTCGAGCAGTTCCGCCGTGCGGCCCGGGAGaaagaggagagggagaaggcCCTGAAAGCCCAGGCAGAGGCGGAGAAAGACCGGCTGCGTAAAGAGCAGGACAAACAAcg AGGGCGGGATGAAGAGGACGTCATCGAGCCTCCTCCCAGAAGAGTGCATGAGGAGCCTCGTGGCCGCCTCGAGCCGCAGCACATCCAAGCCCCTTCTCAGCAACAACCGCAGCAGGTGCAGCAGGTGCAGCAGGAATCCCAGCCGGCTGCCATCCAGCAGTCTCCTCAACCCGCCACTCCGCCTCAGCCCTCCACACAGAACTCACTAGATCAACAGAGGGAACTAGCACGCCGAAGGGAACAGGAGAGGCGGAGGAGGGAGGTG ATGGCAGCAACTATTGATATGAATTTTCAAAGTGACTTAATGGCTATCTTTGAGGAGAACTTGTTTTGA